The genome window ttattttttgggaaaaagggggatgcttgcaagccgaagaacaccatcccaaccgtgaagcatggggtggcagcatcatattgtgggggtgctttgctgcaggagggactggtgcacttcacaaaatagatggcatcatgaggagggaaattctgtggatatattgaaacaacatctcaagacagtcaggaagttaaagcttgttcgcaaatgggtcttccaaatggacaatgaccccaagcatacttccaaagttgtggcaaaatggcttaaggataacaaagtcaaggtattggagtggccatcacagagccctgaactcaatcctatagaaaaattgtgggcagaactgaaaaagcatgtgcgagcaaggacgcctacaaacctgactcagttacaccagctctgtcaggaggaatgggcctaaaatcacccaacttattgtgggaagcttgtggtaggctacccgaaacatttgacccaagtttaaattgtttacggcagtgctaccaaatactaattgagtgtatgtaaacttctgacccactgggaatttgatgaaagaaataaaagctgaaataaataattctctctactattattctgacatttcaaattattaaaataaagtggtgaccctagCTGACCGAAGACAGTGAGtttttactagtattaaatgtcaggaattgtgaaaaactgagtttaaatgtatttggctaaggtgtatgtgaacttccgacttcaacagtatacactaccgttcagaagtttggggtcacttagaaatgtccttgtttttgaaagaaaagcaaattgatcagaaatacagtgtagacattgttaatgttgtaaatgactattgtagctggaaacggcagatttttttatgggatatctacataggcgtacagaggcccattatcagcaaccatcactcctgtgttccaatggcacgttgtgttagctaatccaagtttatcattttaaaaggctaatttatcattagaaaactattttgctattatgttagcacagctgaaaactgttgtcctgattaaagaagcaataaaactggctttctttagactagttgagtatctggagcatcagcatttgtgggtttgattacaggctgaaaatgaccagaaacaaagacctttcttctgaaactcgtcagtctattcttgttctgagaaatgaaagctattccatgcgagaaattgccaagaaactgaagatctcgtacaacgctgtgtactactcccttcacagaacagtgcaaactggctctaaccagaatagaaagaggagtgggaggccccggtgcacaactgagcaagaggacaagtacattagtgtctagtttgagaaacagacgcctcacaagtcctcaactggcagcttcattaaatagtacccgcaaaacaccagtctcaacgtcaacagtgaagaggcgactccgggatgctggccttctaggcagagttgcaaagaaaaatccatatctcagacaggccaataaaaagaaaagattaagatgggcaaaagaacacagacacaggaagattgggaaaaagtgttatggacagacaaatctaagtttgaggtgttcagatcacaaagaagaacatttgtgaaatgcagaaaaaatgaaaagatgctggaggaatgtttgacgccatctgtcaagcatggtggaggcaatgtgatggtctggaggtgatttggtggtggtaaagtgggagatttgtacagggtaaaagggatcttcaaGAAGGatggctatcactccattttgcaacgccttgccataccctgtggacggcgattaattggagccaatttcctcctacaacaggtcaatgacccaaagcacagctccaaactatgaaAGAACTATTTAgtgaagaagcagtcagctggaaTTCTGTCTATAATGCAGtagccagcacagtcaccggatctcaaccctattgaccgtatggtacgtaagaagtgcccatcaagccaatccaattcatgggaggtgcttcaggaagcacggggtgaaatctcttcagattacctcaacaaattgacaactagaataccaaaggtctgcaaggctgtaattgctgcaaatggaggattctttgacgaaagcaaagtttgaaggacagaattattatttaatttaaaaatcattatttataaccttgtcaacgtcttgactatatttctattcattttgcaactaatttcatgtatgttttcatggaaaacaaggacatttcgaagtgaccccaaactttcgaACGGTAGTGTAACGgaattcgtcctcctcatctgacgaggagtaagaaaggtcggaccaatgcgcagcgtggtaagggtCCATTATATTTAATCATCCTGAACAcgacaacaatacaaaaataacaaagtgaatagaatagaaaaccgaaacagtcccgtaacgtgaacaaacagacacggaagacaaccacccaccaaaacacaacagaaaacaggctacctaaatatggttcccaatcagagacaatgactaacacctgcctctgattgagaaccatatcaggccaaacgaaaaaaaccaacatagaaacacaaacatagataacccacccaaccacgccctgaccatactaaaacaaagaaaatacaaaagaactaaggtcagaacgtggcAGGTAGTGTATATGTTTCCTGATctgtcttatatctctcagatataggacagacaattcagaacaaacttcctttagatttatttgggggactatctgttgttccatgtagtgaatatgttattcaatgcatttgtacGGGCTAATAACAATAAGGCCCAACATTTATTTtccatcaaatatttttttaaatatatttaaggctacttcaaggggtcttaaaatatAATAGCTAAATTATCCTCCGTATTAAAAcaagagtttttcaggataaacaatttacggaatggagctaagcacaggtaaaatcctagaggaaaacctggttcagtctgctttccaccagacactgggaaatgAATGTACAtttcatcaggacaataacctaaaacataaggccaaatctacactggagttgcttaccaagaagacagtgaatgttcctgagtggccgagttacagtttgactcaaatctacttgaaaatctatggcaaaacctgaaaatggttgtctagcaatgatcaacaaacaatttgacagagcttgaagaattttgaaagtaataatgggcaaatgtggcaaaatccaggtgtggaaagctcttaggaacttacccagaatgactcacagctgtaatcactaccaaaggtgcttctacaaagtattgactcaggggtgtgaatacttatgcaaatgagatatttctgtatttaatttcaatacatttgctaatatttctaaaaacatgttttcactttgtcattatggggtattgtatgtagatgggtGAGTGAACAAaatatattgaatacattttgaattcaggcagtaACAACAAAATTTGAAATAAGTATGAAAaactttctgaagggactgtatTTCAAAATAGGGATATTTAAcaactctgaatggcacacattccatgacatagactgaccaggtgagtccaggtgaaagctatgatcccttattgatgttacttgttaaatccatttcaatcagtatagatgaaggggaggacacaggtaaaatgtttttttaaagccttgagacaattgagacattgatggtgaatgtgtgccattcagagggtgaatgggaaagacaaaatatttaagtgcctttcaaCGAGGTAcggtaataggtgccaggcacacggatttgtgtcaagaactgcaccgctgctgggtttttcacgctcaacagtttcctgtgtgtatcaagaatggtccaccacccaaatgacatccagccatcttgacacaactgtgggattggagtcaacatgggccaacatccctgtgaaacgctttcgacagcatgtagagtccatgccccgatgaatttgcaactcaatattaggaaggtgttctttttttgtacactcagtgtagtccATATTACTCTGCTAAAAGGAGACTGAAATCGGATTAGTATATGCACTTTGAAAATCCTATCTCCTGTATGAACTAGGTCTGGCTTGTTAGTACAGCCTAAAAAAACAGTCAGTGCTCAACACTGCCCCATGAGGCAGAGAATGTCCCAGCAAACAGGGGACTAGTTGGACAGAGTTGCTGTAGTCGGGGGCAGGGTCTTTGAACACTGAACACTACTGGAGTTCATTAGCATATTGTTTACCATTTTGCAAATAATGAGCTGATAGTGACCCAGTTCTACATTAACAAATTAGCCACAGCAATCGTACAAGCCAACAGGCTTTCTGGCTGATCTGGAGAAGGTGGGGGTTGGAAGAAAGCTGCCGCTAGTTTCTTTTTTGCCGGTTGGCTATTTCATTAGTAAATAATTTTCTTAACTTAATTTTTGGGACATTTTGTGTCAAGTGCCCAGACAAATAAAGTAcatgagagggaggagggaggagacagaggtaGTTAGGATGACAGAGGGGGGAAACAGGGGGCCAATGCCCCGGCCCAGGAGGAGCGAGTGGTGGAATGGCGCCTGTCTAGgtgactgtgtctctgtgtccgcCCCACTGGAGCCGAGCTCTGTTTGACCAGAAGATTCACAAAGATAGTGCTGGCGACTGGTGTCACTGGCAAAAACCTCCTACCTCTCCCCCGCGTTCACTAATACTCAGCAAATTAAGCTTGCTGGGTGAATTCCAATGCAAAGTCACTCGTGGTTATATTTGTTAACCCTGATGTTCCagtcaaacaaagtcaacaagcGATGGCAAAGAGGAATTCAGAGGCTTACAATTTTCACAGTATCATTTTGTGTTAATGAAATGTGATATAGCAGCATAGCATGAAATGTGTCATTgtacttttttaaatttattttttaaatacactgttatccagagcaacttacagtaagtGTATTAACCTCATACTTTTTCCCActtgggaattgaacccacaaccctggcattacaagcaacatgctctaccaactgagccacacaagaCATTTCAGTTGCCTACACGTTCaaataaatcatttttttttctcAACTACAAAATACCTTTGCCTAATAATTCATGCATGAATCACTATTATTTCATAAGGTCTGATgaacaatacataatacaatacctgccacataataatataatattctTGTATTCCTAATAACACTTGAAACAACTGAATGAAAGGTGCCACATAAGAATTTTGTTCTTTAATTTTTGCATTGCACTGTAAtgaaaatgtccataatatatctGTGGGAATAGTGGAATGATATTttttcacagtattacttacagtgttgtgattggctgggATATTTGTCAATTGATTTCTTCCGCCGGAGCGGCATCTGTTGTCAAAATGGGAAAGctgttttgactttgtggctgtgttatctagtcaAAATCGGGTCAAGTGGCAGGATTGCACAATAGTGGCCAAAGTGTGTATAATACCGGTGTACCACAGTCTCAACAAAAGACAGAAGTCCCTCAACCACACACACCAAAAGGACCATCAACCAACTTGGTACTCATCTATTGCACTTAAAATTGTGCGTTGGAGAGTCTCTCTTTATGGGAAAATTGAAGAGTTCTGATCTTCTTTATAAACTGTCACTTCAATTCCAACTGATTTCAACCGGACTTTTTAAATAGGCTATAACCTTCCTAACAAAACCGCGAATGAAGGCCTTCAGTGTTGCATTTGCTATCGACCTCGCGTGTATGTGCATCCTTGAAAGCACTGCTGTTCCTTTCTCCGAGGTATGGCTAATTCTCTAACACCAACTCACTTCAAACATGTCTGCATCGATTTTAGAGGTTGATCATGATTAATTTGTGCAAAATGTCTTTGCAGGAGCGAACAGACGAGGTTGGAAGCATTGACAGTCCAGTTGGGGAACATCAACAGCCGGGCGGCGAGTCCATGCATCTGCCGGTACGTTCAATTGACTGAGTGAATTAAGTAATTACCTTTAGCAAATTAAAATCGAAGTGGTTGCATTTGCCCCGCAGAATTTAATTAACCTACTTGTGCTACCTGTTATCGTTTGATTGTGAGCCGTTAGAGAGGGCTTCAGGGCGAACAGTGCACAACGTGTTTGTGAAGTGGAGACTTGGACAGAAATACTTACCATATGCTTGTTCCCACCTTTTTCATTTTCTTTTCTTGGCGGGATACAGGCGCATTTCAGGTTCAAGCGTCAGAGCCACCTCTCCCTGTGCCGTTGGTGCTGCAACTGCTGTCACAACAAGGGCTGTGGCTTCTGCTGCAAATTCTGAGGACCTGCCTGCACTAAAACCATCTTATTAACTTATTGCCTTTAATTTCCCCCCTATTCTTATACATTTCTTTAGTACATTTCTAAGATGCAATCTTATTGATGTCTTTCTCAACGCACAACCTCAGTCTTGTACAGAAATGCTTTGTATCATGTTGTATATCTATTGTATAGCCTAATGACACAAGAAAAATACTTAACTATTTGAAATAAGTGAggatttttattttctattttgtacattttataaaaatttaaaaaatctagtTTGTACGTGTTTGCGATGTTTTCATTCTACGATGTTGTTTTTGTAACTatgataatgatttattaaatcacTTCTtataagatttttttttacataaacaaacactctttgaagaggtattcaaccccctttttcatggcaagcctaaataagttcagtagtAAAAATATACTTCACAAGTCACATGCATGGACTCATtgagtgcaataatagtgtttaacatgacttttgaatggctacctcatctctgttccccacacatacaattatctgtaaggtccctcagttgagcagtgaatttcaatcacagattcaaccaaaaagaccagggaggttttccaatgcttcgcaaagaagggcacctactggtagatggataaaaaaaaggagacattgaatattcctttgactatggtgaagttattaattagactTTGGAGGGTGCATCAATACAcccaaagatacaggcgtccttcctagctCAGTTGCCGGAGATGAAGTAAACaactcagggatttcatcatgaggctgattactttatttttaacgctgcccagagaggacgtcATTTTTATGGGCAgagcaacacctgatctggtgctgtgattgtgtgcatccctaacacggGGAAAGTAATCAGTTAGATACCTGGGCGCAGatccataaatactcctgtaaacgaaacctagtctaatctgggacaccttagcctcaacaggcagccagtttagtttctgaaagcagctcctgcctatgtgagtatgtggactcaccttcaatattaccctgatcagcttattctaggctatctggagcttccccttcatatgcttagataagcccccaaaccaggaatTACTAGCgtagtcaaaatggcattgaatgagggcagtggctagcactttcatggagtccttatcaagcagcttgaACTTTCTAGACAAAAACTTAGTGCTGGCATTAACCTTTCTTAGCACTtgctcacacctcccaagcttccatcaaggatacatcccaggtagctaacagaggttttagtagtcagcacctcaccatTCTAACTTagcttatt of Salvelinus alpinus chromosome 4, SLU_Salpinus.1, whole genome shotgun sequence contains these proteins:
- the LOC139572492 gene encoding hepcidin-like; amino-acid sequence: MKAFSVAFAIDLACMCILESTAVPFSEERTDEVGSIDSPVGEHQQPGGESMHLPAHFRFKRQSHLSLCRWCCNCCHNKGCGFCCKF